The following coding sequences are from one Diabrotica virgifera virgifera chromosome 2, PGI_DIABVI_V3a window:
- the LOC114333967 gene encoding TSC22 domain family protein 1 isoform X1: MTEVVEKHGEQILEPNLQVSSVLEEFQPPVGDATSTNNTTNVIPTSTQYGVAIIPNASTVNDLATETVTPSTETLTDTTSKAPDDKELHSTPSRNDRFKVVKIASLEPFKRGRWKCMDYVDEAPPVGAARVPQSSGNIQVSAGTFMQTQSLPQQQFQQMLLQTGFTNGTQFFANVPPQMIPQGQYFYPQVANVQNPAMQQVPNSIPAQFITNQPYFPAGVVQNAQAFTIPQGYSNVQYVPANLIQNQNSAFVPTSSQPVQLPPNFQQSQSYAGQPNVSQTNVQTLMNGHTFTPQNEQVSGSLSTQTVKSVIMNSNNTQPAVSQTQVLQQNQNVQNVPVQSNQNVIVAQGQAYQQQSAFPQNTATQQQSVTPVVVPVQVQPVISTSQVAPVQSQTFDQSLASNVYTNPQFAVSVSSLTVLDNSNSEKATELTETQSGGNANVSENVDDPSKTNPVVNAIDNKIEQAMDLVKSHLMYTVREEVEVLKEKIAELMERIQQLETENNFLRSQIPKSQNVPSTPASTVQQSTVVINPNSNFSNTAPIVASETPTVTNTSHNPIPNTQSHSISTSETLNPQ, translated from the coding sequence ATGACCGAAGTGGTAGAAAAGCATGGTGAGCAGATTTTAGAGCCAAATCTTCAAGTTTCTTCTGTCCTTGAAGAATTTCAGCCACCAGTTGGCGATGCTACTTCTACTAATAATACTACAAATGTGATACCCACCAGCACTCAGTACGGTGTCGCCATTATTCCGAACGCATCTACTGTAAATGATCTTGCAACAGAGACTGTCACGCCATCTACCGAAACGTTAACTGATACTACGTCAAAAGCGCCAGATGACAAGGAACTTCATTCCACGCCTAGTCGAAACGATAGATTTAAAGTAGTAAAAATTGCTAGTTTAGAACCTTTTAAACGTGGTCGTTGGAAATGTATGGACTATGTTGATGAAGCACCCCCGGTAGGAGCTGCTAGAGTGCCTCAATCATCGGGTAATATACAAGTTTCGGCAGGTACATTCATGCAAACTCAAAGTTTGCCACAGCAACAGTTTCAGCAAATGCTTTTACAAACTGGATTCACTAACGGTACTCAATTCTTTGCAAATGTTCCGCCACAGATGATTCCACAAGGTCAATACTTCTACCCGCAAGTAGCAAACGTGCAAAATCCCGCGATGCAACAAGTGCCAAATAGCATACCTGCTCAGTTCATTACAAATCAGCCATATTTCCCAGCAGGAGTTGTTCAAAATGCACAAGCCTTTACAATACCCCAAGGATATTCCAATGTACAGTATGTTCCTGCAAATCTCATTCAGAATCAAAATAGTGCATTTGTACCTACTTCATCACAACCAGTTCAATTACCACCAAATTTTCAACAAAGTCAGTCGTATGCAGGCCAACCTAATGTGTCACAAACGAATGTTCAGACGTTAATGAATGGTCATACCTTTACCCCCCAGAACGAGCAAGTTAGTGGGAGTTTATCTACACAGACTGTTAAAAGTGTAATAATGAACTCAAATAATACTCAGCCGGCTGTAAGTCAAACACAAGTTCTACAACAAAACCAAAACGTCCAGAATGTCCCAGTGCAAAGTAATCAAAATGTTATTGTTGCTCAAGGACAAGCGTATCAGCAACAGAGTGCATTTCCACAGAACACTGCAACTCAACAACAATCCGTTACTCCTGTTGTAGTTCCAGTCCAAGTCCAACCTGTGATTTCCACGTCACAGGTTGCCCCTGTGCAATCTCAAACGTTTGATCAAAGTTTAGCTAGTAATGTTTATACAAACCCTCAATTTGCTGTTAGTGTAAGTAGTTTGACTGTTCTTGATAATAGTAATAGTGAAAAGGCCACAGAACTGACGGAAACGCAGAGTGGCGGTAACGCGAATGTAAGTGAAAATGTGGATGATCCCTCTAAAACTAATCCTGTCGTTAATGCAATCGATAATAAAATAGAACAAGCTATGGATCTTGTAAAAAGCCATCTTATGTATACTGTTAGAGAGGAAGTGGAGGTATTGAAAGAGAAAATAGCTGAATTAATGGAGAGGATTCAGCAATTAGAAACTGAGAACAATTTTCTTAGATCTCAAATACCCAAGTCACAGAATGTACCATCAACACCTGCTTCTACTGTCCAACAATCCACTGTAGTCATTAATCCTAACTCTAATTTTTCTAATACTGCTCCAATAGTTGCATCAGAAACACCAACTGTAACTAATACTAGCCATAATCCTATCCCCAATACACAATCTCATTCAATATCCACCAGTGAAACACTGAATCCTCAGTAA